Proteins co-encoded in one Taeniopygia guttata chromosome 4, bTaeGut7.mat, whole genome shotgun sequence genomic window:
- the RUFY3 gene encoding protein RUFY3 isoform X3, producing the protein MSALTPQSDMPTPTTDKITQAAMETIYLCKFRVSMDGEWLCLRELDDISLTPDPEPTHEDSWEDLTDVVEQLRDDSEDPNYLMANERMNLMNMAKLSIKGLIESALNLGRTLDSDYAPLQQFFVVMEHCLKHGLKAKKTFLGQNKSFWGPLELVEKLVPEAAEITASVKDLPGLKTPVGRGRAWLRLALMQKKLSEYMKALINRKDLLSEFYEPNALMMEEEGAIIAGLLVGLNVIDANFCMKGEDLDSQVGVIDFSMYLKDGNSTKGSEGDGQITAILDQKNYVEELNRHLSATVNNLQAKVDALEKSNTKLTEELAVANNRIITLQEEMERVKEESSYILESSRKATKDRSADGQALTEARKQLKEETQLRLDVEKELEAQIGMRQEMELAMKMLEKDVCEKQDALVALRQQLDDLRALKHELSFKLQSSDMGVKQKSELNSRLEEKTNQMAATIKQLEQRLRQAEKDRQLALQDNRLFKQEFGDKINSLQLEVEELSRQRSHLELELRRERDRWSHSHQRSQESKKGPKNWLRQDGKLKVQEGNAQLKQSLRENSVLPHRSPSSMQEEQEQLSGPGHAEICQLCQEEDSRSQRKNICKNCGGTFCEACSVHELPLPSSINPERVCNPCHQRLIQQYSSSPL; encoded by the exons ACTCTTGGGAGGATTTGACAGATGTGGTGGAGCAATTGCGCGATGATTCCGAAG ACCCGAATTACCTCATGGCTAACGAGCGCATGAACCTGATGAACATGGCCAAGCTGAGCATCAAGGGGCTGATCGAGTCGGCGCTGAACCTGGGCCGCACGCTGGACTCGGACTACGCGCCCCTGCAGCAGTTCTTCGTGGTGATGGAGCACTGCCTCAAGCACGGCCTCAAAG ccAAAAAGACTTTTCTTGGGCAAAATAAGTCATTTTGGGGACCTCTAGAATTAGTAGAAAAACTTGTTCCTGAGGCTGCAGAGATTACAGCAAGTGTTAAGGATCTCCCGGGGCTGAA GACGCCTGTGGGCAGAGGAAGAGCTTGGCTTCGCCTGGCTCTGATGCAGAAGAAACTTTCAGAGTACATGAAAGCCTTGATTAACAGAAAGGATCTTCTCAG TGAATTTTACGAGCCCAATGCACTGATgatggaggaggaaggtgccatCATTGCTGGCCTTCTCGTAGGTCTGAATGTTATCGATGCCAACTTCTGCATGAAGGGAGAGGACCTGGATTCCCAG GTTGGAGTTATCGATTTCTCCATGTATTTGAAAGATGGGAACAGCACAAAAGGCAGCGAAGG agATGGTCAGATAACTGCTATTTTGGACCAGAAGAACTATGTAGAAGAACTCAATAGACATCTAAG TGCTACAGTAAACAACCTGCAGGCCAAGGTGGATGCCTTGGAGAAATCCAACACCAAGCTGACCGAGGAG CTTGCAGTTGCCAACAACAGGATCATTACActgcaggaggagatggagcGGGTCAAGGAGGAAAGCTCCTACATCCTGGAGTCCAGCCGTAAg GCCACCAAGGACAGAAGTGCTGACGGGCAGGCACTGACTGAGGCACGGaagcagctgaaggaggagACTCAGCTGCGCCTG GAtgtggagaaggagctggaggcGCAGATCGGGATGCGGCAGGAGATGGAGCTGGCCATGAAGATGCTGGAGAAGGATGTCTGTGAAAAGCAGGATGCACTGGTGGCactcaggcagcagctggacGATCTCAGGGCTCTAAAGCATGAACTGTCGTTCAAGTTGCAG AGTTCAGACATGGGAGTGAAACAGAAGAGTGAATTAAACAGCCGcttggaagaaaaaacaaatcaaatggCTGCCACCATCAAACAGCTGGAACAAAG ATTGCGACAGGCAGAGAAGGACCGGCAGCTGGCCCTGCAGGACAACCGGCTCTTCAAGCAGGAGTTTGGGGACAAAATCAACAGCCTCCAGCTGGAAGTGGAAGAGCTCTCCAGGCAGCG GAGCCACCTAGAACTGGAGCTAAGGCGGGAAAGAGACAGATGGTCTCACAGTCACCAGCGCAGCCAAGAAAGCAAAAAAGGCCCAAAGAATTGGCTCAGACAG GATGGGAAGCTCAAAGTCCAGGAAGGAAATGCTCAACTGAAGCAGTCGCTGAGAGAGAACAGTGTCCTGCCACACAG GTCCCCCAGCAGCATGCAGGAAGAGCAG GAGCAGCTGTCGGGGCCTGGACATGCCGAgatctgccagctctgccaggaggAGGACAGCCGGAGCCAAAGAAAG AACATCTGCAAGAACTGTGGGGGCACCTTCTGTGAAGCCTGCTCGGTGCACGAGCTGCCCCTTCCGTCCAGCATCAACCCCGAGCGTGTCTGCAACCCCTGCCACCAGCGGCTCATCCAGCAGTATTCCAGCAGCCCCTTGTAG
- the RUFY3 gene encoding protein RUFY3 isoform X5 produces the protein MVPRLCLTDPNYLMANERMNLMNMAKLSIKGLIESALNLGRTLDSDYAPLQQFFVVMEHCLKHGLKAKKTFLGQNKSFWGPLELVEKLVPEAAEITASVKDLPGLKTPVGRGRAWLRLALMQKKLSEYMKALINRKDLLSEFYEPNALMMEEEGAIIAGLLVGLNVIDANFCMKGEDLDSQVGVIDFSMYLKDGNSTKGSEGDGQITAILDQKNYVEELNRHLSATVNNLQAKVDALEKSNTKLTEELAVANNRIITLQEEMERVKEESSYILESSRKATKDRSADGQALTEARKQLKEETQLRLDVEKELEAQIGMRQEMELAMKMLEKDVCEKQDALVALRQQLDDLRALKHELSFKLQSSDMGVKQKSELNSRLEEKTNQMAATIKQLEQRLRQAEKDRQLALQDNRLFKQEFGDKINSLQLEVEELSRQRSHLELELRRERDRWSHSHQRSQESKKGPKNWLRQDGKLKVQEGNAQLKQSLRENSVLPHRSPSSMQEEQEQLSGPGHAEICQLCQEEDSRSQRKNICKNCGGTFCEACSVHELPLPSSINPERVCNPCHQRLIQQYSSSPL, from the exons ACCCGAATTACCTCATGGCTAACGAGCGCATGAACCTGATGAACATGGCCAAGCTGAGCATCAAGGGGCTGATCGAGTCGGCGCTGAACCTGGGCCGCACGCTGGACTCGGACTACGCGCCCCTGCAGCAGTTCTTCGTGGTGATGGAGCACTGCCTCAAGCACGGCCTCAAAG ccAAAAAGACTTTTCTTGGGCAAAATAAGTCATTTTGGGGACCTCTAGAATTAGTAGAAAAACTTGTTCCTGAGGCTGCAGAGATTACAGCAAGTGTTAAGGATCTCCCGGGGCTGAA GACGCCTGTGGGCAGAGGAAGAGCTTGGCTTCGCCTGGCTCTGATGCAGAAGAAACTTTCAGAGTACATGAAAGCCTTGATTAACAGAAAGGATCTTCTCAG TGAATTTTACGAGCCCAATGCACTGATgatggaggaggaaggtgccatCATTGCTGGCCTTCTCGTAGGTCTGAATGTTATCGATGCCAACTTCTGCATGAAGGGAGAGGACCTGGATTCCCAG GTTGGAGTTATCGATTTCTCCATGTATTTGAAAGATGGGAACAGCACAAAAGGCAGCGAAGG agATGGTCAGATAACTGCTATTTTGGACCAGAAGAACTATGTAGAAGAACTCAATAGACATCTAAG TGCTACAGTAAACAACCTGCAGGCCAAGGTGGATGCCTTGGAGAAATCCAACACCAAGCTGACCGAGGAG CTTGCAGTTGCCAACAACAGGATCATTACActgcaggaggagatggagcGGGTCAAGGAGGAAAGCTCCTACATCCTGGAGTCCAGCCGTAAg GCCACCAAGGACAGAAGTGCTGACGGGCAGGCACTGACTGAGGCACGGaagcagctgaaggaggagACTCAGCTGCGCCTG GAtgtggagaaggagctggaggcGCAGATCGGGATGCGGCAGGAGATGGAGCTGGCCATGAAGATGCTGGAGAAGGATGTCTGTGAAAAGCAGGATGCACTGGTGGCactcaggcagcagctggacGATCTCAGGGCTCTAAAGCATGAACTGTCGTTCAAGTTGCAG AGTTCAGACATGGGAGTGAAACAGAAGAGTGAATTAAACAGCCGcttggaagaaaaaacaaatcaaatggCTGCCACCATCAAACAGCTGGAACAAAG ATTGCGACAGGCAGAGAAGGACCGGCAGCTGGCCCTGCAGGACAACCGGCTCTTCAAGCAGGAGTTTGGGGACAAAATCAACAGCCTCCAGCTGGAAGTGGAAGAGCTCTCCAGGCAGCG GAGCCACCTAGAACTGGAGCTAAGGCGGGAAAGAGACAGATGGTCTCACAGTCACCAGCGCAGCCAAGAAAGCAAAAAAGGCCCAAAGAATTGGCTCAGACAG GATGGGAAGCTCAAAGTCCAGGAAGGAAATGCTCAACTGAAGCAGTCGCTGAGAGAGAACAGTGTCCTGCCACACAG GTCCCCCAGCAGCATGCAGGAAGAGCAG GAGCAGCTGTCGGGGCCTGGACATGCCGAgatctgccagctctgccaggaggAGGACAGCCGGAGCCAAAGAAAG AACATCTGCAAGAACTGTGGGGGCACCTTCTGTGAAGCCTGCTCGGTGCACGAGCTGCCCCTTCCGTCCAGCATCAACCCCGAGCGTGTCTGCAACCCCTGCCACCAGCGGCTCATCCAGCAGTATTCCAGCAGCCCCTTGTAG
- the RUFY3 gene encoding protein RUFY3 isoform X4 encodes MSALTPQSDMPTPTTDKITQAAMETIYLCKFRVSMDGEWLCLRELDDISLTPDPEPTHEDPNYLMANERMNLMNMAKLSIKGLIESALNLGRTLDSDYAPLQQFFVVMEHCLKHGLKAKKTFLGQNKSFWGPLELVEKLVPEAAEITASVKDLPGLKTPVGRGRAWLRLALMQKKLSEYMKALINRKDLLSEFYEPNALMMEEEGAIIAGLLVGLNVIDANFCMKGEDLDSQVGVIDFSMYLKDGNSTKGSEGDGQITAILDQKNYVEELNRHLSATVNNLQAKVDALEKSNTKLTEELAVANNRIITLQEEMERVKEESSYILESSRKATKDRSADGQALTEARKQLKEETQLRLDVEKELEAQIGMRQEMELAMKMLEKDVCEKQDALVALRQQLDDLRALKHELSFKLQSSDMGVKQKSELNSRLEEKTNQMAATIKQLEQRLRQAEKDRQLALQDNRLFKQEFGDKINSLQLEVEELSRQRSHLELELRRERDRWSHSHQRSQESKKGPKNWLRQDGKLKVQEGNAQLKQSLRENSVLPHRSPSSMQEEQEQLSGPGHAEICQLCQEEDSRSQRKNICKNCGGTFCEACSVHELPLPSSINPERVCNPCHQRLIQQYSSSPL; translated from the exons ACCCGAATTACCTCATGGCTAACGAGCGCATGAACCTGATGAACATGGCCAAGCTGAGCATCAAGGGGCTGATCGAGTCGGCGCTGAACCTGGGCCGCACGCTGGACTCGGACTACGCGCCCCTGCAGCAGTTCTTCGTGGTGATGGAGCACTGCCTCAAGCACGGCCTCAAAG ccAAAAAGACTTTTCTTGGGCAAAATAAGTCATTTTGGGGACCTCTAGAATTAGTAGAAAAACTTGTTCCTGAGGCTGCAGAGATTACAGCAAGTGTTAAGGATCTCCCGGGGCTGAA GACGCCTGTGGGCAGAGGAAGAGCTTGGCTTCGCCTGGCTCTGATGCAGAAGAAACTTTCAGAGTACATGAAAGCCTTGATTAACAGAAAGGATCTTCTCAG TGAATTTTACGAGCCCAATGCACTGATgatggaggaggaaggtgccatCATTGCTGGCCTTCTCGTAGGTCTGAATGTTATCGATGCCAACTTCTGCATGAAGGGAGAGGACCTGGATTCCCAG GTTGGAGTTATCGATTTCTCCATGTATTTGAAAGATGGGAACAGCACAAAAGGCAGCGAAGG agATGGTCAGATAACTGCTATTTTGGACCAGAAGAACTATGTAGAAGAACTCAATAGACATCTAAG TGCTACAGTAAACAACCTGCAGGCCAAGGTGGATGCCTTGGAGAAATCCAACACCAAGCTGACCGAGGAG CTTGCAGTTGCCAACAACAGGATCATTACActgcaggaggagatggagcGGGTCAAGGAGGAAAGCTCCTACATCCTGGAGTCCAGCCGTAAg GCCACCAAGGACAGAAGTGCTGACGGGCAGGCACTGACTGAGGCACGGaagcagctgaaggaggagACTCAGCTGCGCCTG GAtgtggagaaggagctggaggcGCAGATCGGGATGCGGCAGGAGATGGAGCTGGCCATGAAGATGCTGGAGAAGGATGTCTGTGAAAAGCAGGATGCACTGGTGGCactcaggcagcagctggacGATCTCAGGGCTCTAAAGCATGAACTGTCGTTCAAGTTGCAG AGTTCAGACATGGGAGTGAAACAGAAGAGTGAATTAAACAGCCGcttggaagaaaaaacaaatcaaatggCTGCCACCATCAAACAGCTGGAACAAAG ATTGCGACAGGCAGAGAAGGACCGGCAGCTGGCCCTGCAGGACAACCGGCTCTTCAAGCAGGAGTTTGGGGACAAAATCAACAGCCTCCAGCTGGAAGTGGAAGAGCTCTCCAGGCAGCG GAGCCACCTAGAACTGGAGCTAAGGCGGGAAAGAGACAGATGGTCTCACAGTCACCAGCGCAGCCAAGAAAGCAAAAAAGGCCCAAAGAATTGGCTCAGACAG GATGGGAAGCTCAAAGTCCAGGAAGGAAATGCTCAACTGAAGCAGTCGCTGAGAGAGAACAGTGTCCTGCCACACAG GTCCCCCAGCAGCATGCAGGAAGAGCAG GAGCAGCTGTCGGGGCCTGGACATGCCGAgatctgccagctctgccaggaggAGGACAGCCGGAGCCAAAGAAAG AACATCTGCAAGAACTGTGGGGGCACCTTCTGTGAAGCCTGCTCGGTGCACGAGCTGCCCCTTCCGTCCAGCATCAACCCCGAGCGTGTCTGCAACCCCTGCCACCAGCGGCTCATCCAGCAGTATTCCAGCAGCCCCTTGTAG
- the RUFY3 gene encoding protein RUFY3 isoform X6, giving the protein MANERMNLMNMAKLSIKGLIESALNLGRTLDSDYAPLQQFFVVMEHCLKHGLKAKKTFLGQNKSFWGPLELVEKLVPEAAEITASVKDLPGLKTPVGRGRAWLRLALMQKKLSEYMKALINRKDLLSEFYEPNALMMEEEGAIIAGLLVGLNVIDANFCMKGEDLDSQVGVIDFSMYLKDGNSTKGSEGDGQITAILDQKNYVEELNRHLSATVNNLQAKVDALEKSNTKLTEELAVANNRIITLQEEMERVKEESSYILESSRKATKDRSADGQALTEARKQLKEETQLRLDVEKELEAQIGMRQEMELAMKMLEKDVCEKQDALVALRQQLDDLRALKHELSFKLQSSDMGVKQKSELNSRLEEKTNQMAATIKQLEQRLRQAEKDRQLALQDNRLFKQEFGDKINSLQLEVEELSRQRSHLELELRRERDRWSHSHQRSQESKKGPKNWLRQDGKLKVQEGNAQLKQSLRENSVLPHRSPSSMQEEQEQLSGPGHAEICQLCQEEDSRSQRKNICKNCGGTFCEACSVHELPLPSSINPERVCNPCHQRLIQQYSSSPL; this is encoded by the exons ATGGCTAACGAGCGCATGAACCTGATGAACATGGCCAAGCTGAGCATCAAGGGGCTGATCGAGTCGGCGCTGAACCTGGGCCGCACGCTGGACTCGGACTACGCGCCCCTGCAGCAGTTCTTCGTGGTGATGGAGCACTGCCTCAAGCACGGCCTCAAAG ccAAAAAGACTTTTCTTGGGCAAAATAAGTCATTTTGGGGACCTCTAGAATTAGTAGAAAAACTTGTTCCTGAGGCTGCAGAGATTACAGCAAGTGTTAAGGATCTCCCGGGGCTGAA GACGCCTGTGGGCAGAGGAAGAGCTTGGCTTCGCCTGGCTCTGATGCAGAAGAAACTTTCAGAGTACATGAAAGCCTTGATTAACAGAAAGGATCTTCTCAG TGAATTTTACGAGCCCAATGCACTGATgatggaggaggaaggtgccatCATTGCTGGCCTTCTCGTAGGTCTGAATGTTATCGATGCCAACTTCTGCATGAAGGGAGAGGACCTGGATTCCCAG GTTGGAGTTATCGATTTCTCCATGTATTTGAAAGATGGGAACAGCACAAAAGGCAGCGAAGG agATGGTCAGATAACTGCTATTTTGGACCAGAAGAACTATGTAGAAGAACTCAATAGACATCTAAG TGCTACAGTAAACAACCTGCAGGCCAAGGTGGATGCCTTGGAGAAATCCAACACCAAGCTGACCGAGGAG CTTGCAGTTGCCAACAACAGGATCATTACActgcaggaggagatggagcGGGTCAAGGAGGAAAGCTCCTACATCCTGGAGTCCAGCCGTAAg GCCACCAAGGACAGAAGTGCTGACGGGCAGGCACTGACTGAGGCACGGaagcagctgaaggaggagACTCAGCTGCGCCTG GAtgtggagaaggagctggaggcGCAGATCGGGATGCGGCAGGAGATGGAGCTGGCCATGAAGATGCTGGAGAAGGATGTCTGTGAAAAGCAGGATGCACTGGTGGCactcaggcagcagctggacGATCTCAGGGCTCTAAAGCATGAACTGTCGTTCAAGTTGCAG AGTTCAGACATGGGAGTGAAACAGAAGAGTGAATTAAACAGCCGcttggaagaaaaaacaaatcaaatggCTGCCACCATCAAACAGCTGGAACAAAG ATTGCGACAGGCAGAGAAGGACCGGCAGCTGGCCCTGCAGGACAACCGGCTCTTCAAGCAGGAGTTTGGGGACAAAATCAACAGCCTCCAGCTGGAAGTGGAAGAGCTCTCCAGGCAGCG GAGCCACCTAGAACTGGAGCTAAGGCGGGAAAGAGACAGATGGTCTCACAGTCACCAGCGCAGCCAAGAAAGCAAAAAAGGCCCAAAGAATTGGCTCAGACAG GATGGGAAGCTCAAAGTCCAGGAAGGAAATGCTCAACTGAAGCAGTCGCTGAGAGAGAACAGTGTCCTGCCACACAG GTCCCCCAGCAGCATGCAGGAAGAGCAG GAGCAGCTGTCGGGGCCTGGACATGCCGAgatctgccagctctgccaggaggAGGACAGCCGGAGCCAAAGAAAG AACATCTGCAAGAACTGTGGGGGCACCTTCTGTGAAGCCTGCTCGGTGCACGAGCTGCCCCTTCCGTCCAGCATCAACCCCGAGCGTGTCTGCAACCCCTGCCACCAGCGGCTCATCCAGCAGTATTCCAGCAGCCCCTTGTAG
- the GRSF1 gene encoding G-rich sequence factor 1, with product MAVVAAARRALSALLLGRGPALPPALRLPRPAPAPAPVPVLAPLPAALRAYSQVTDAPSHEGRLAAQEPASPKAESDTVYLVRAQGFPFSCTEEDVLTFFDSCRIRNGENGIHFLLNRDGRRRGDALIELESKADVQRALEKHLRYMGPRYVKVFEVHDSDVEGLLQSLRDESQAMSDGVVLLRGLPFTSTEEDIADFFSGLKITDIAFIYRGDRRTGEAFVQFATPEMAAKALLRHREYMGSRYIEVYVSRKHQMQRHMPYSKQLTAYSRARREYESISEDRGWRDTGGSHAEGEINLSRERTESSRNVLESENTSSPPQHFVHMRGFPSQASAQDIINFFAPLRPTRILVEYNSGGDATGEADVHFESHEDAVAAMAKDGSQMECNAIELFLNEHPTGQENC from the exons ATGGCCGTGgtcgccgccgcccgccgcgctcTGTCcgcgctgctgctgggccggggcccggcgctgccgcccgcGCTGCGCctgccccggcccgccccggccccggccccggtcCCGGTGCTGGCCCCGCTCCCCGCTGCCCTCCGCGCGTACAGCCAG GTCACAGATGCTCCGTCCCACGAAGGTCGTCTCGCAGCGCAGGAGCCCGCGTCGCCCAAGGCGGAGAGCGACACTGTTTACCTCGTCAGGGCGCAGGGATTCCCGTTCTCGTGCACCGAGGAAGATGTCCTTACCTTCTTTGATA GCTGTAGAATTCGAAACGGTGAGAACGGGATACACTTCCTCTTAAACAGGGATGGGAGGCGCAGGGGGGATGCCTTGATCGAGCTGGAGTCCAAAGCAGACgtgcagagagccctggaaaAGCACCTGAGGTACATGGGCCCACGCTATGTGAAAG TTTTTGAGGTCCACGACAGCGACGTGGAGGGCTTGCTGCAGAGCCTGCGGGACGAGTCGCAGGCCATGAGCGACGGAGTTGTGCTGCTCCGAGGCCTCCCCTTCACCTCCACCGAGGAGGACATTGCAGATTTCTTCTCAG GTTTGAAAATAACAGACATAGCTTTCATTTACCGGGGAGACAGAAGAACAGGAGAAGCTTTTGTGCAGTTTGCCACTCCGGAAATGGCGGCTAAGGCCCTGCTACGGCACAGGGAATATATGGGAAGTAG GTACATAGAAGTGTACGTGAGCAGAAAGCACCAGATGCAAAGGCACATGCCCTACAGCAAGCAGCTGACGGCCTATTCCAGGGCGAGAAGAGAGTATGAATCcatctctgaagacaggggcTGGAGAGACACTGGAGGCTCCCATGCTGAAGGGGAAATCA ATTTGAGCAGGGAACGAACAGAAAGCTCCAGGAACGTTTTAGAGTCTGAGAACACCTCATCACCACCACAGCACTTTGTCCACATGAGGGGTTTTCCTTCCCAAGCTAGTGCCCAGGACATAATAAAT ttttttgCTCCGCTGAGGCCCACGAGGATCTTGGTGGAATATAACTCCGGTGGAGATGCCACAGGAGAGGCAGATGTGCACTTCGAGAGCCACGAGGATGCAGTTGCAGCGATGGCCAAGGACGGGTCACAGATGG AGTGCAATGCCATTGAATTGTTCCTGAACGAACATCCCACGGGACAGGAGAACTGCTAG